A window from Photobacterium leiognathi encodes these proteins:
- a CDS encoding EAL domain-containing response regulator, giving the protein MRILLIEDHDFQRQVLTTQLARIIDSENDEIQCAINGADALKIMQQYQPHLLLCDLNMPEMDGISFLGHIAKQHYKGSIIITSALKQDILMSVEKMCLNYDLNLLGTLSKPTCLKQLSVLLKQAKERSTLTNQGSTSEIILDDAFIDNAFEQGWFVPYFQPIVSLSTAEWVACEALIRLVHPEYGTVPAYQFIDQIMQHNKEKKLALFILNYVICYRSYFHNRKIAINISSKTLVDPHFINCVLQLKEQYQDLNQWVYFELTESEIFESVGQAIESASRLSMHDFVLSIDDFGTGYSSLKQLETLTFNSLKLDLSFIQAIPTSITAAAIVESCLLLTKRLNLETVAEGVESLSLWQQLQEMNCPLAQGYFISPPLPYNSIDAWYQQWQQKSGNLTLSA; this is encoded by the coding sequence ATGCGTATACTTTTAATTGAAGATCATGATTTTCAACGCCAAGTGTTAACTACACAATTAGCGCGCATTATTGACTCGGAAAATGATGAGATCCAGTGCGCTATCAATGGTGCTGACGCATTGAAGATCATGCAACAGTATCAACCTCATTTATTGTTGTGCGATTTAAACATGCCTGAAATGGACGGAATTAGCTTTCTTGGTCACATTGCAAAACAACACTATAAAGGCTCAATTATTATCACCAGTGCGCTTAAGCAAGATATTTTGATGAGTGTTGAAAAGATGTGCCTTAATTATGATTTAAACCTGTTAGGTACGTTATCTAAGCCGACTTGTTTAAAACAATTAAGTGTACTTTTAAAACAAGCGAAGGAACGTAGTACTCTTACAAATCAAGGCTCAACATCTGAAATTATATTGGATGACGCTTTTATTGATAATGCTTTTGAGCAAGGTTGGTTTGTTCCCTATTTTCAACCGATTGTATCACTATCAACTGCTGAATGGGTGGCTTGTGAAGCCTTGATCCGCTTAGTGCATCCCGAATATGGCACTGTGCCAGCATATCAATTTATTGATCAAATCATGCAGCACAATAAAGAGAAAAAACTAGCGCTGTTTATTCTTAACTATGTGATTTGTTATCGCTCGTATTTTCATAATCGAAAAATTGCCATTAACATTTCGTCGAAAACGCTGGTTGATCCGCATTTCATTAACTGTGTGCTACAGCTTAAAGAGCAATATCAGGATTTAAATCAGTGGGTATATTTTGAACTGACAGAATCTGAGATCTTTGAATCGGTCGGTCAAGCTATCGAATCAGCATCACGTTTAAGTATGCATGACTTTGTTTTATCAATTGATGACTTCGGAACGGGTTATTCGTCACTCAAACAATTAGAGACATTAACGTTTAACTCATTAAAACTGGATTTAAGCTTTATCCAAGCTATCCCAACCAGCATTACCGCAGCGGCAATTGTGGAATCTTGTTTACTGCTGACTAAACGTTTAAATCTAGAAACCGTCGCTGAAGGTGTAGAAAGCTTATCACTGTGGCAACAGTTACAAGAAATGAACTGCCCGCTAGCACAAGGTTACTTTATTTCACCTCCACTACCGTACAACAGTATTGATGCATGGTATCAGCAGTGGCAGCAAAAAAGTGGTAATTTAACGTTATCTGCATAA
- a CDS encoding NADH:flavin oxidoreductase has product MSKLFSVTRIGSMTLKNRFVRSATWENMATEDGHMTDKLYAIYEELAKGEVGLIVTGYANIVEEEKPNEGMMGMYNDSFIEEYQKLTELVHQYDSKIIMQLAYGGTKTTYNVGERVIFAPSAVCEKSTQTLGKAMTKEEIDYIVDAFAKASVRAKQSGFDGVEIHAAHTYLINQFLSPYYNQREDEYGGSLENRMRFLVEIFNEIRKRVGDDFPILVKLTATEFFEGGLTFDETRVVCKKLEELGVDALIISGNIHGKADTMIGEMHDGYAIQEEGYFSEYGRVISEEVNVPIMTVGGLSDYCAIEALADNTNIALFAFSRPLLTEPQLIKRWKDGNLTEVECERCSKCRTRRGNFCVTSKQRKAQIAAL; this is encoded by the coding sequence TTGAGTAAATTGTTTTCTGTGACTCGCATTGGTTCGATGACCTTAAAAAACCGCTTTGTCCGTAGTGCTACATGGGAAAATATGGCTACAGAAGATGGACATATGACAGACAAGCTCTATGCGATTTATGAAGAATTAGCGAAAGGTGAAGTAGGGTTAATCGTTACTGGTTATGCCAATATCGTAGAAGAAGAAAAGCCCAATGAAGGCATGATGGGTATGTACAATGATTCGTTCATTGAAGAATACCAAAAGCTCACTGAACTTGTTCATCAATATGATTCAAAAATCATTATGCAGCTGGCTTATGGTGGTACAAAAACCACTTATAATGTTGGCGAACGTGTAATTTTTGCCCCAAGTGCCGTGTGCGAGAAAAGCACCCAAACACTGGGCAAAGCGATGACGAAAGAAGAAATCGATTATATTGTTGATGCGTTTGCTAAAGCCAGTGTGCGAGCTAAGCAGTCAGGTTTTGATGGTGTAGAAATTCATGCTGCCCACACTTACTTGATCAATCAGTTTTTAAGCCCTTACTACAATCAACGTGAAGATGAGTACGGCGGTAGTTTAGAAAATCGTATGCGTTTCTTGGTTGAAATCTTTAATGAGATCAGAAAGCGTGTTGGTGATGATTTTCCTATTCTTGTAAAACTGACGGCAACAGAGTTTTTTGAAGGTGGCTTAACCTTTGACGAGACTCGCGTGGTTTGTAAGAAGCTTGAAGAGTTAGGTGTTGATGCACTTATTATCTCAGGCAATATTCATGGTAAAGCAGACACTATGATTGGTGAAATGCACGACGGCTACGCAATTCAAGAAGAAGGCTACTTCAGCGAATACGGTCGTGTGATCAGCGAAGAAGTGAATGTGCCAATCATGACAGTGGGTGGTTTAAGCGATTACTGCGCGATTGAGGCATTGGCTGATAACACCAATATTGCACTGTTTGCATTCTCTCGCCCATTACTTACCGAGCCTCAGCTAATTAAACGTTGGAAAGACGGTAATTTAACAGAGGTCGAGTGTGAGCGATGCTCAAAATGTCGTACTCGACGTGGTAACTTCTGCGTAACTTCAAAACAACGTAAAGCGCAAATTGCCGCATTATAA
- a CDS encoding retention module-containing protein, producing MKTINLEENITITKISGSAFILKDDGSLSPLNTGMTINSGTIIVLTDNGAISATDKAGVPAELSYELVQDIPLPTTYEHTFSTRDNGVIQNGENLHHSLGHKTASNIDVQKIHDVILDGIDPTKVQQATAVGNESSSNWGVVTIDYDNDKMLAKAGFDTAYQPSSVKYPQDYSGQEAHQDIKASITIDSISQDDVVTAAESHSKQPITGTVGDDVKAGDIVTVTLDGKTLGTATVENHDGKLTWSLDVDGKTLLQSGTDNVSASVTTTDAAGNTATADTTHDYSIDVKASITINPITGDNQITQAEGHEKTLPITGTVGDDVQAGDKVVVTVNGHHYNTAVTADKTWSVNVTGDDILHADKATATVTTDYGIPHEATATTSEHYDVQIDASIKITSIAGDDVVNKAESEGKVPVTGTVGKDVEPGDTVTVTIGDKTYTTTVTADKTWTVDVDGNALVDNKGHDVHASVTANDGAGHSTTANDDKPYTVDTDIKASIVIDAISQDDVVTAAESHSKQTITGTVGDDVKAGDIVTVTLDGKTLGTATVENHDGKLTWSLDVDGKTLLQSGTDKVSASVTTTDAAGNTATADTTHDYSIDVKASITINPITGDNQITQAEGHEKTLPITGTVGNDVQAGDKVVVTVNGHHYNTTVTADKTWSVNVTGDDILHADKATATVTTDYGIPHEATATTSEHYDVQIDASIKITSIAGDDVVNKTESEGKVPVTGTVGKDVEPGDTVTVTIGDKTYTTTVTADKTWTVDVDGSALVDNKGHDVHASVTANDGAGHSTTASDDKPYTVDTDIKASIVIDAISQDDVVTAAESHSKQTITGTVGDDVKAGDIVTVTLDGKTLGTATVENHDGKLTWSLDVDGKTLLQSGTDKVSASVTTTDAAGNTATADTTHDYSIDVKASITINPITGDNQITQAEGHEKTLPITGTVGDDVQADDKVVVTVNGHDYNTTVTADKTWSVNVTGDDILHADKATATVTTDYGIPHEATATTSEHYDVQIDAGIQITSIAGDDVVNKTESEGKVPVTGTVGKDVEPGDTVTITIGDKTYTTTVTADKTWTVDVDGSALVDNKGHDVHASVTTSDGAGHEATATNDKPYTVDTDIKASIVIDAISQDDVVTAAESHSKQTITGTVGDDVKAGDIVTVTLHGKTLGTATVENHDGKLIWSLDVDGKTLLQSGTDKVSASVTTTDAAGNTATADTTHDYSIDVKASITINPIIGDNQITQAEGHEKTLPITGTVGDDVQACDKVVVTVNGHHYNTTVTADKTWSVNVTGDDILHADKATATVTTDYGIPHEATATTSEHYDVQIDASIKITSIAGDDVVNKTESEGKVPVTGTVGKDVEPGDTVTVTIGDKTYTTTVTADKTWTVDVDGNALVDNKGHDVHASVTANDGAGHSTTASDDKPYTVDTDIKASIVIDAISQDDVVTAAESHSKQTITGTVGDDVKAGDIVTVTLDGKTLGTATVENHDGKLTWSLDVDGKTLLQSGTDKVSASVTTTDAAGNTATADTTHDYSIDVKASITINPITGDNQITQAEGHEKTLPITGTVGDDVQAGDKVVVTVNGHHYNTTVTADKTWSVNVTGDDILHADKATATVTTDYGIPHEATATTSEHYDVQIDASIKITSIAGDDVVNKAESEGKVPVTGTVGKDVEPGDTVTVTIGDKTYTTTVTADKTWTVDVDGNALVDNKGHDVHASVTANDGAGHSTTASDDKPYTVDTDIKASIVIDAISQDDVVTAAESHSKQTITGTVGDDVKAGDIVTVTLDGKTLGTATVENHDGKLTWSLDVDGKTLLQSGTDKVSASVTTTDAAGNTATADTTHDYSIDVKASITINPITGDNQITQAEGHEKTLPITGTVGDDVQAGDKVVVTVNGHHYNTTVTADKTWSVNVTGDDILHADKATATVTTDYGIPHEATATTSEHYDVQIDASIKITSIAGDDVVNKAESEGKVPVTGTVGKDVEPGDTVTVTIGDKTYTTTVTADKTWTVDVDGSALVNNKGHDVHASVTANDGAGHSTTANDDKPYTVDTEINATITIDNVTADNVINEAEAKEIIPLHGTVGGDVKASDEVTINVDSYEYKTKVVEQDGKLGWTVDVEGSVLANASKDHITAQVTATDSAGNSMTANAEHDYSVKTLDASITIDDITSDNVINEKEATEKQLLHGDVGGDVKVGDNVTITLDVHDYTTKVTERNGKLGWQLEVAGSVLANATADQISASVSISDKAGNSETATATHDYKVATLDVSVTVDTINGGKAITGEEHDNNTPITVTGSVGGDAKVGDTVTLHFGDQTVDVKVEDHGAGKLGYTAHVPGGYFEPNQNNGFTGEVNATISISDSYGNDALADAQKDYNANGHVVIGTPSSDVIDGTGYNDVLIGDSAVEQPDVDVNLVLDVSGSMAGFIIEPDSLKIEHNYTSGTIGYFDGHNQYQVIQDFHSKEDVIKYFENTGSLGFLEKIVPTTTLRLPDGSFQTFKYSDLVTHTKIDQAKDSVREIAQHYGEVLDHDQLSNMTFTVITFAVNIQKNIKFHWDFNSHQFVDDQGVNLDTMLQSVKAYGATNDFNTAIAQGIDSFNDTSSTNVLYFVSDGLDGSTDLNKIKELSGDGLDKYDPIIVSTLIGSDVTNTVPKEVSDITSLGEGYLSNNDGTSKVLLVKDISKLGDELNNSFDNILAGNDTIHGGAGNDIIVGDTLNNTWLLEQYGSDIDHLSDLIAHGTSVQDILYSVVAKDANVSVEQLTTHDVFDFMEKNQQSLILDNHSVDGGIDKLFGDAGDDVIFGDSGSDILTGGTGNDLLFGQQGNDILISDAGSDHLWGGEGADEFKLDVLKTDEKTVTEIKDFSADDKINLDSILGKDTTLDNLLSKVSDAKIDNGNLDISFDKGKHHVIVNDISATYHDLGTSTNDIISHLYQHNAFSDTH from the coding sequence ATGAAAACAATAAATCTAGAAGAAAACATTACAATAACTAAAATAAGTGGTTCTGCCTTTATACTTAAAGATGATGGTAGTTTATCTCCCCTTAATACTGGCATGACAATTAATTCAGGTACTATTATTGTACTGACTGATAATGGAGCAATCTCTGCTACTGATAAAGCGGGAGTACCTGCTGAGTTGTCTTACGAGTTGGTTCAAGATATTCCTTTACCTACCACTTATGAACATACCTTCTCTACACGTGACAACGGTGTAATCCAGAATGGTGAAAATCTTCACCATTCTCTTGGACATAAAACAGCATCTAATATTGATGTTCAAAAAATACATGATGTAATTTTAGATGGCATCGATCCAACCAAAGTACAACAAGCAACTGCTGTGGGAAATGAAAGCTCGTCTAACTGGGGCGTTGTCACTATCGATTATGATAACGACAAGATGTTGGCTAAAGCGGGTTTTGATACCGCATATCAACCTAGCTCAGTAAAATACCCACAAGACTATAGTGGTCAAGAAGCTCACCAGGATATTAAAGCGTCAATTACCATTGACTCTATCTCTCAAGACGATGTGGTGACAGCCGCTGAATCACACAGCAAACAGCCTATCACAGGTACTGTGGGTGATGACGTTAAAGCTGGCGACATTGTGACTGTTACCCTTGATGGTAAAACACTAGGTACCGCAACCGTTGAAAATCACGATGGTAAGCTAACCTGGTCGTTAGATGTGGACGGTAAAACGCTACTTCAATCAGGTACAGATAATGTATCTGCAAGTGTAACAACGACGGATGCCGCTGGTAATACTGCCACTGCTGATACCACTCATGATTACAGTATCGATGTGAAAGCGAGCATCACTATCAACCCTATTACCGGTGATAACCAAATCACGCAAGCGGAAGGTCACGAGAAAACCTTACCTATCACAGGTACGGTAGGTGATGACGTTCAAGCGGGTGATAAAGTGGTAGTGACGGTAAATGGTCATCACTACAACACCGCTGTCACTGCTGATAAAACTTGGTCAGTGAATGTAACTGGCGATGATATTTTGCACGCTGATAAAGCAACCGCTACAGTGACTACAGATTACGGTATTCCTCACGAAGCTACCGCAACCACTTCAGAGCATTACGATGTGCAGATCGATGCAAGCATCAAGATCACTTCTATTGCAGGCGATGATGTTGTTAATAAAGCTGAATCAGAAGGCAAAGTGCCAGTAACAGGTACGGTTGGTAAAGATGTTGAGCCAGGTGATACTGTCACGGTCACTATCGGTGATAAAACCTACACCACAACCGTTACTGCTGATAAAACGTGGACAGTAGATGTTGACGGCAATGCATTAGTGGACAACAAAGGTCACGATGTACATGCCTCTGTTACTGCAAATGACGGTGCTGGTCACAGTACAACTGCCAATGATGATAAGCCGTACACAGTAGATACCGATATCAAAGCATCGATCGTGATTGACGCTATCTCTCAAGACGATGTGGTGACAGCCGCTGAATCACACAGTAAACAGACCATTACAGGTACTGTGGGTGATGATGTTAAAGCTGGCGATATTGTCACTGTTACCCTTGATGGTAAAACATTAGGTACAGCAACCGTTGAAAATCACGACGGTAAGTTAACCTGGTCGTTAGATGTGGACGGTAAAACCTTACTGCAATCAGGTACGGATAAGGTGTCTGCAAGTGTAACAACGACGGATGCCGCTGGTAATACTGCCACTGCTGATACCACTCATGATTACAGCATCGATGTGAAAGCGAGCATCACTATCAACCCTATTACCGGTGATAACCAAATCACGCAAGCGGAAGGTCACGAGAAAACCTTACCTATCACAGGTACGGTGGGTAATGACGTTCAAGCCGGTGATAAAGTCGTAGTGACAGTAAATGGTCATCACTACAACACCACTGTCACCGCCGATAAGACTTGGTCTGTAAATGTAACTGGCGATGATATTTTGCACGCTGATAAAGCAACCGCTACAGTGACTACAGATTACGGTATTCCTCACGAAGCTACCGCAACCACTTCAGAGCATTACGATGTGCAGATCGATGCAAGCATCAAGATCACCTCAATTGCAGGCGATGACGTTGTTAATAAAACTGAATCAGAAGGCAAAGTGCCAGTAACAGGTACGGTTGGTAAAGATGTGGAACCGGGTGATACTGTCACAGTCACTATTGGTGATAAAACCTACACCACAACCGTTACTGCTGATAAAACGTGGACAGTAGATGTTGACGGCAGTGCATTAGTGGACAACAAAGGTCACGATGTACATGCCTCTGTTACTGCAAATGACGGTGCTGGTCACAGTACAACAGCCAGTGATGATAAGCCGTACACAGTAGATACCGATATCAAAGCATCGATCGTGATTGACGCTATCTCTCAAGACGATGTGGTGACAGCCGCTGAATCACACAGTAAACAGACCATTACAGGTACTGTGGGTGATGATGTTAAAGCTGGCGATATTGTCACTGTTACCCTTGATGGTAAAACATTAGGTACAGCAACCGTTGAAAATCACGACGGTAAGTTAACCTGGTCGTTAGATGTGGACGGTAAAACCTTACTGCAATCAGGTACGGATAAGGTGTCTGCAAGTGTCACGACAACGGATGCTGCTGGTAATACAGCTACTGCTGATACCACACATGATTACAGCATCGATGTGAAAGCGAGTATCACTATCAACCCTATCACCGGTGATAACCAAATTACGCAAGCGGAAGGTCACGAGAAAACCTTGCCTATCACAGGTACGGTGGGTGATGACGTTCAAGCTGATGATAAAGTGGTGGTGACGGTAAATGGTCATGACTACAACACCACTGTCACTGCTGATAAAACTTGGTCAGTGAATGTGACTGGCGATGATATTTTGCATGCTGATAAAGCAACCGCGACAGTCACTACAGATTACGGTATCCCTCACGAAGCTACTGCAACTACTTCAGAGCATTACGATGTGCAGATTGATGCGGGTATTCAAATCACCTCTATTGCTGGCGATGACGTTGTTAATAAAACTGAATCAGAAGGCAAAGTGCCAGTAACAGGTACGGTTGGTAAAGATGTTGAACCGGGTGATACTGTCACAATCACTATCGGTGATAAAACCTACACCACAACCGTCACCGCTGATAAAACGTGGACAGTAGATGTTGACGGCAGTGCATTAGTGGACAACAAAGGTCACGATGTACATGCATCAGTGACCACAAGCGATGGTGCAGGTCACGAAGCTACTGCTACTAACGACAAGCCATACACAGTAGATACCGATATCAAAGCATCGATCGTGATTGACGCTATCTCTCAAGACGATGTGGTGACAGCCGCTGAATCACACAGTAAACAGACCATTACAGGTACTGTGGGTGATGATGTTAAAGCTGGCGATATTGTCACTGTTACCCTTCATGGTAAAACATTAGGTACAGCAACCGTTGAAAATCACGATGGTAAGCTAATCTGGTCGTTAGATGTGGACGGTAAAACCTTACTGCAATCAGGTACGGATAAGGTGTCTGCAAGTGTCACGACAACGGATGCTGCTGGTAATACAGCTACTGCTGATACCACACATGATTACAGCATCGATGTGAAAGCGAGCATCACTATCAACCCTATCATCGGTGATAACCAAATCACGCAAGCGGAAGGTCACGAGAAAACCTTACCTATCACAGGTACGGTGGGTGATGACGTTCAAGCGTGTGATAAAGTCGTAGTGACAGTAAATGGTCATCACTACAACACCACTGTCACCGCCGATAAGACTTGGTCTGTAAATGTAACTGGCGATGATATTTTGCACGCTGATAAAGCAACCGCGACAGTGACTACAGATTACGGTATTCCTCACGAAGCTACCGCAACCACTTCAGAGCATTACGATGTGCAGATCGATGCAAGCATCAAGATCACCTCAATTGCAGGCGATGACGTTGTTAATAAAACTGAATCAGAAGGCAAAGTGCCAGTAACAGGTACGGTTGGTAAAGATGTGGAACCGGGTGATACTGTCACAGTCACTATTGGTGATAAAACCTACACCACAACCGTTACTGCTGATAAAACGTGGACAGTAGATGTTGACGGCAATGCATTAGTGGACAACAAAGGTCACGATGTACATGCCTCTGTTACTGCAAATGACGGTGCTGGTCACAGTACAACAGCCAGTGATGATAAGCCGTACACAGTAGATACCGATATCAAAGCATCGATCGTGATTGACGCTATCTCTCAAGACGATGTGGTGACAGCCGCTGAATCACACAGTAAACAGACCATTACAGGTACTGTGGGTGATGATGTTAAAGCTGGCGATATTGTCACTGTTACCCTTGATGGTAAAACATTAGGTACAGCAACCGTTGAAAATCACGACGGTAAGTTAACCTGGTCGTTAGATGTGGACGGTAAAACCTTACTGCAATCAGGTACGGATAAGGTGTCTGCAAGTGTAACAACGACGGATGCCGCTGGTAATACTGCCACTGCTGATACCACTCATGATTACAGTATCGATGTGAAAGCGAGCATCACTATCAACCCTATTACCGGTGATAACCAAATTACGCAAGCGGAAGGTCACGAGAAAACCTTACCTATTACAGGTACGGTGGGTGATGACGTTCAAGCAGGTGATAAAGTCGTAGTGACAGTAAATGGTCATCACTACAACACCACTGTCACCGCCGATAAGACTTGGTCAGTAAATGTGACTGGCGATGATATTTTGCATGCCGATAAAGCAACCGCGACAGTGACTACCGATTACGGTATCCCTCACGAAGCTACTGCAACTACTTCAGAGCATTACGATGTGCAGATCGATGCAAGCATCAAGATCACTTCTATTGCAGGCGATGATGTTGTTAATAAAGCTGAATCAGAAGGCAAAGTGCCAGTAACAGGTACGGTTGGTAAAGATGTGGAACCGGGTGATACTGTCACAGTCACTATTGGTGATAAAACCTACACCACAACCGTAACCGCTGATAAAACGTGGACAGTAGATGTTGACGGCAATGCATTAGTGGACAACAAAGGTCACGATGTACATGCCTCTGTTACTGCAAATGACGGTGCTGGTCACAGTACAACAGCCAGTGATGATAAGCCGTACACAGTAGATACCGATATCAAAGCATCGATCGTGATTGACGCTATCTCTCAAGACGATGTGGTGACAGCCGCTGAATCACACAGTAAACAGACCATTACAGGTACTGTGGGTGATGATGTTAAAGCTGGCGATATTGTCACTGTTACCCTTGATGGTAAAACATTAGGTACAGCAACCGTTGAAAATCACGACGGTAAGTTAACCTGGTCGTTAGATGTGGACGGTAAAACCTTACTGCAATCAGGTACGGATAAGGTGTCTGCAAGTGTAACAACGACGGATGCCGCTGGTAATACTGCCACTGCTGATACCACTCATGATTACAGTATCGATGTGAAAGCGAGCATCACTATCAACCCTATTACCGGTGATAACCAAATTACGCAAGCGGAAGGTCACGAGAAAACCTTACCTATTACAGGTACGGTGGGTGATGACGTTCAAGCCGGTGATAAAGTCGTAGTGACAGTAAATGGTCATCACTACAACACCACTGTCACCGCCGATAAGACTTGGTCAGTAAATGTGACTGGCGATGATATTTTGCATGCCGATAAAGCAACCGCGACAGTGACTACCGATTACGGTATCCCTCACGAAGCTACTGCAACTACTTCAGAGCATTACGATGTGCAGATCGATGCAAGCATCAAGATCACTTCTATTGCAGGCGATGATGTTGTTAATAAAGCTGAATCAGAAGGCAAAGTGCCAGTAACAGGTACTGTTGGTAAAGATGTTGAGCCAGGTGATACTGTCACGGTCACTATCGGTGATAAAACCTACACCACAACCGTAACCGCTGATAAAACGTGGACAGTCGATGTTGACGGCAGTGCATTAGTGAACAACAAAGGTCACGATGTCCATGCCTCTGTTACAGCGAATGATGGTGCTGGTCACAGTACAACTGCCAATGATGATAAACCGTACACAGTAGATACCGAGATCAATGCAACGATCACTATTGATAATGTCACCGCTGATAACGTGATCAATGAAGCTGAAGCGAAAGAAATCATTCCACTTCACGGTACTGTTGGTGGTGATGTTAAAGCTAGTGATGAAGTTACTATCAATGTTGATAGCTATGAATACAAAACTAAAGTCGTTGAGCAAGACGGCAAACTAGGTTGGACAGTTGATGTTGAAGGTTCCGTACTTGCGAATGCTTCAAAAGATCACATCACAGCACAAGTGACTGCAACGGATAGTGCTGGTAACAGTATGACTGCAAACGCTGAGCATGATTACAGCGTGAAAACTTTAGATGCTTCTATCACTATTGACGATATTACAAGTGACAATGTGATCAATGAAAAAGAAGCAACTGAAAAGCAGCTTCTTCATGGTGATGTTGGCGGTGACGTGAAAGTTGGCGATAACGTGACTATTACGCTTGATGTCCATGACTATACAACTAAAGTGACTGAGCGTAACGGTAAGCTAGGCTGGCAACTTGAAGTTGCAGGTAGTGTGTTAGCTAATGCAACCGCAGATCAAATTTCTGCATCTGTAAGCATTAGTGATAAAGCTGGTAACTCGGAAACTGCGACTGCCACCCATGACTATAAAGTGGCAACGCTGGATGTATCTGTGACTGTTGACACGATTAATGGCGGCAAAGCGATCACGGGTGAAGAGCATGATAACAATACACCGATCACTGTAACGGGTAGTGTTGGTGGTGACGCTAAAGTCGGTGATACTGTCACGCTACATTTTGGTGATCAAACTGTTGATGTAAAAGTGGAAGATCATGGTGCTGGTAAGTTAGGTTACACCGCACATGTACCCGGTGGATATTTTGAGCCAAACCAAAATAATGGCTTTACTGGTGAAGTAAATGCAACCATTAGTATTTCAGATTCATATGGTAATGATGCATTAGCTGATGCTCAAAAAGACTACAATGCAAACGGTCATGTTGTTATCGGTACTCCAAGTTCAGATGTGATTGATGGTACAGGTTATAATGATGTATTGATTGGTGATTCTGCTGTTGAACAACCTGATGTTGATGTGAATTTAGTACTCGATGTCTCAGGCTCTATGGCTGGATTTATTATTGAACCTGACAGCTTGAAAATTGAACATAATTATACATCAGGAACTATTGGTTATTTTGATGGGCATAATCAGTACCAAGTTATCCAAGACTTTCACTCTAAAGAAGATGTGATTAAGTATTTTGAAAATACAGGATCTTTAGGTTTTCTTGAAAAAATAGTACCGACAACAACATTAAGACTTCCTGATGGTAGCTTTCAAACATTTAAATACAGTGATTTAGTAACACATACTAAAATTGATCAAGCCAAAGACTCGGTTCGTGAAATTGCCCAGCATTATGGTGAAGTATTAGATCATGACCAACTAAGTAATATGACATTCACCGTCATTACTTTTGCTGTAAATATTCAAAAAAACATTAAGTTTCATTGGGATTTCAACAGTCATCAGTTTGTCGATGATCAAGGCGTTAACCTTGATACGATGCTGCAAAGTGTTAAAGCATACGGTGCTACTAATGACTTTAATACTGCTATTGCACAAGGTATCGATAGTTTTAATGATACTTCAAGTACCAATGTGCTTTACTTTGTTTCGGATGGACTAGATGGCAGTACTGATCTTAATAAAATTAAAGAATTATCTGGTGATGGATTAGATAAATATGATCCAATTATTGTTTCAACGTTAATTGGTTCTGATGTAACCAACACAGTTCCTAAGGAAGTATCCGATATTACTTCGTTAGGTGAAGGATACCTTTCTAATAATGATGGTACGAGTAAGGTACTTCTCGTTAAAGATATCAGTAAATTGGGTGATGAGCTTAATAACTCTTTCGATAACATACTCGCAGGTAATGATACTATCCATGGCGGTGCTGGTAATGACATTATTGTCGGTGATACGTTAAATAACACGTGGTTGTTAGAACAATATGGTTCAGATATCGATCATTTATCTGATCTAATCGCTCATGGTACATCAGTTCAAGATATCTTGTATTCTGTTGTAGCAAAGGATGCTAATGTGAGTGTAGAGCAATTAACTACCCATGATGTTTTTGATTTTATGGAAAAAAATCAGCAGAGCCTGATTTTAGATAATCACAGTGTTGACGGTGGTATTGATAAGTTATTTGGTGATGCTGGGGATGATGTGATCTTTGGTGATTCAGGATCCGATATCCTAACCGGTGGCACAGGTAATGATCTACTTTTTGGTCAACAAGGTAATGATATTCTTATTTCTGATGCGGGTTCAGATCATCTATGGGGTGGAGAAGGTGCTGACGAATTTAAACTTGATGTACTGAAAACCGACGAAAAAACGGTGACAGAAATTAAAGATTTCAGTGCTGATGATAAAATAAATTTAGATTCCATTTTAGGTAAAGATACGACTCTGGATAATTTATTATCAAAAGTATCTGATGCAAAAATAGATAATGGTAACTTAGACATATCATTCGATAAGGGTAAACATCATGTTATCGTTAATGATATTAGTGCTACTTATCATGATCTAGGTACATCAACCAATGACATTATTAGTCATTTGTATCAACATAATGCTTTTAGTGACACGCATTAA